The genomic DNA GGTTTGTAAACAGCTTTCTGTATGACAATAATCCACCATGAGCTGTAGCTTTTCCAGTTCCTGTGCCATACGGTCTGACTCGCTCGATTGATCGATTAGGAAACGCTGTAGCTGTACATCTTGGGAAGAATACAGAAGGATGCATTCACTCGGAAGTCCATCACGGCCTGCACGACCTGCCTCCTGATAATAGCTTTCCATGTTCTTTGGCAGCTGATAATGGATCACATATCGGATGTTTGATTTATCGATCCCCATACCAAACGCATTTGTGGCAACCATCACGGTTGATCGATCCTGTAAAAACTGCTCTTGCTGCTCCATCCGCTCCTCTTCATCCATTCCTGCATGATAGCGCGAAACATCAACACCGCTTTTTTCCAATTGATCATGCAGCTTATCCACCGTTTTTCGGGTTGCTGCGTAAATGATGCCTGCTTCTTTTCCATTCTTTTTAATAAAATCCTTTAGAAATCCAAGCCTGTCTTGTCCTTTGACCACTGAAAACGATAGATTCTCCCGCTCAAAACCAGTCAGAACGGAATTGTTCTCATCAATATTGAGCGACATACAAATATCCTGACGGACTTTCGGGGTTGCCGTTGCCGTTAACGCTAAAACTGTTGGTCGTTTCGGGAGATTCCGTATCATTCTCTGAATGCGCTGGTAACTCGGCCGGAAATCATGCCCCCATTGCGAGATACAATGGGCTTCATCCACTGCGATCAAAGGAATGTCCAACTCTTTCAAAAGTGCCATAAACTCATAGGATTCCAGTCTTTCAGGTGCAACATATAGCAGCTTATATTCTCCGCGTTTCGCCTTGTCAATTCGCTCTCTCATTTCCGATTCAGAGAGTGAACTGTTGATAAAGGCAGCGGGAATGCCTAATTGAAGTAATGTATCAACTTGATCTTTCATTAATGAAATCAATGGAGAAATGACGATCGTCGTTCCCTCAAATACGACCGCAGGAATCTGATAACATATCGATTTCCCTCCACCAGTCGGCATGACACAAAGAGTATCATCCCCATTCAATACCGACTGGATTGCTCTCTCTTGGCCCATCCGGAATGATGAATAACCATAATATTGCTCTAACATTTCTTTTGCTCTTTCTATCAAACCTCGTTATCCTCCTCCGAATATCTTCTCTGTTTATAAGGGTACCATCTGCACATCGAAAAAACATTCAAAAGTATAGATTTTCATAGAAAAAGATTGTTGCTATTTACTATTAAAAAATGGCGTATCCTCTTTCATTTAGGAATACGCCACTTTTTAATCGGTGCGAATTGTGAAATTTCTAAATCAGAACGCCAAAGTAATAGGTAGCAAAGTAAGCAACGAGACATAGTAATGACCCAACTAACAACGGATTGATGCTAGTAGTCATTTTTTCGTGTTTGGGTATGTAATTCCCTAACAATGACCCAAACACTGCTGCTTCCGAAATCTTTGTAAGTGAATCACCTTTGGTCCCGAATAGCAACGACACTACAATAAAGAAACAAGCACCGAAAAATAATGTGTTATAAAGGTTAGTATTGAAGAAAACGGAAACCCCGACAAGCAATCCAATTTCTAGGGCTAATACGAAAAATACGAAAATCAAATATTTCTTCAACTGAATTCCACCCCTTTTTTTATTCACACTACATATACGGCTAATAAAAGGAATGGTTTCTAAAAATTTAGAAAAAATTTCCGTAATTTTACAAGTTATTACATTAATCCTTAATCAGAGGTTTCTACAATCAATTTAGTAAACCATTGATATCACTAACTAATTTTCCGAAAAGTTCTTTAACTGTAGTATTCTCACTCATCCTGCTACCTTGCCCAGACCATAAAGACATGAATCTTGTATCTCCTTGCTTCATGGCCTCACTACGGATAGGTTTTGTCAAACTATTTTGGATCGGATAAGGTGCTATCAAAACCCCTTCACCCGTTAACTGATGAATAAAATAATTATTAATGCCCCTTGCTGCCTTTCCAGAAAAGGCTGTAGTTATAACGGTCTGCTCTTCAGTTGAAGTAAGAACAGCCCTTTTATGGAATTCATTTGCCCCACTTTCTTTAGTGGTTAAAAAAGCAGTCCCCATTTGAACTCCCTCAGCACCTAGCATTGAAGCTGCTGCAAAGCCACGTCCATCCATAATTCCACCTGAGGCTATGACTGGAATATGAACATAATCCTTAACTTGTGGAACAAGCGCCATCGTACCAATCAGTCCATTGTTAGAATGACCAATAAAGGTTGCCCTGTGACCACCTGCTTCGCTTCCCTGAGCAACTACAGCATCCATACCTGCTTCTTCTACCGCTTTTGCTTCCTCAACTGTAGTAGCTGTTCCAACAACAATGATATTGTGCTTTTTTAAACGTGTTATTATTTCTTTGTCCGGAATTCCAAACGTGAAGGAACATATCGGAACCTCCTCATGAATGACAATATCTATTAACTCTGTAATTCCTAAAGACGTCTTGATTTCTGGTAATTCATCAGGCAATTTCAACTTTTCACGAAAAGGCCCAAGAGATTCAAAGCTCTTACGAAGATCTGTTTCCGACACAAACTGCTCTTTTACAACAAATAAGTTGACCCCAAATGGCTTATTCGTACGTTTCTTCACTTCTTGTATAGAACTCGTTAACTTCTCTGCAGTAAAGTATCCAGCACCAATAATCCCCAGTCCTCCTTCATTACTTACCTCAGAGACTAGTTCAGGAGTTGTTGGACCACCTGCCATGGGTGCTTGAATAATAGGGTATTCGACGCCGAAAAGAGTTGATAGTCTTGTCTTGTTCCACATGATATCACTCCCAAAGATGAGATTCTAAAGCTTCTCTGCAGTTTCCTTGCCCTTTCACTGAATAATGAACAGCAATCTATTACTCTAAATTTCAACAAATATTCCGACCATCCTTCTTTATTCGCTTGCAAAAAAATAAACCCCCACCAGCTGCCTGGTGAGGGTTTTGTCTATCATCTTATTATTGTTTTTGGTAACGAAGGATCGGTTTACGTGCGGCAGTTGTCTCGTCCATCCGTTTGATGATGGTGTTGTGAGGCGCTTGTTGGACAACCTCTGGAGACTCTTCTGCTTCCTTCGCGATTTGGATCATCGCTTCAATGAATTCGTCCAATGTTTCCTTCGATTCCGTTTCCGTCGGCTCGATCATCATACATTCCTCTACATTAAGCGGGAAGTAGATGGTCGGCGGGTGATAACCGAAATCAAGAAGACGTTTTGCCATATCGAGCGTACGGACGCCAAGCTTCTTCTGACGCTTACCGGAGATAACGAATTCGTGCTTACAATGCTGCTCGTATGGAAGCTCGAAGTGAGGCGCAAGCTTACGCATCATGTAGTTCGCATTCAAGACAGCATAGTCACTGACCTTCTTCAAGCCTTCACGGCCCATCGTGAGAATGTACGTGTAAGCACGGACATTGATGCCGAAGTTGCCGTAGAATGGCTTCACTCGACCAATGGAATCCGGCACATTGTAATCGAACACATAGCCTTCTTCTGTTTTCTTCAAGATCGGCTTCGGAAGGAATGGTTTCAAGTCCTCCTTCACGCCGACAGGACCAGATCCTGGACCTCCACCGCCATGTGGTCCGGTAAAGGTTTTATGAAGATTCAAGTGAACGACGTCAAAGCCCATATCCCCAGGCCGCGTACGTCCCATGATGGCGTTCATGTTCGCGCCGTCATAGTACAGCTTACCGCCAGCTTCGTGGATGATGCGTGCCATATCAAGAATATGCTCTTCAAAAAGCCCCAATGTGTTCGGGTTCGTCAGCATCAAGGCCGCTGTGTCATCCCCGACAACACGCTTCAAGTCTTCCAAGTCGACGAGACCGTTTTCGTCAGATTTAACCGTGACCGCTTCAAATCCTGCGACAACTGCGGATGCAGGGTTCGTTCCGTGCGCTGAGTCAGGAACGATGACCTTCGTACGGTGGTGATCACCATTCTTTTCATGATAAGCCCGGATCATCATCAATCCAGTCCACTCACCGTGTGCACCTGCAGCTGGTTGAAGGGTAACCTCATCCATACCTGTGATTTCTTCAAGGGACGTTTGCAGGTCGTAAAGCATTTCCATCGCACCTTGGACCGTATCCTCGTCCTGATACGGATGGATGTGTGCGAATCCAGGAATGCGCGCCACATCTTCGTTGATTTTCGGGTTGTACTTCATCGTACAAGAACCTAACGGATAGAATCCAGAGTCTACGCCGTGGTTCCGCTTCGATAGCGCTGTATAGTGGCGCATAATCTGAAGCTCGGAAACCTCTGGTAGATCAGGCTCTTCTTCACGGATATAATCCGCATCTAACATTTCTTCAATGGGAGTTTCAGGAACATCGAGTTCCGATAGGCTGTATCCTTTTCGTCCAGGTTTCGATAATTCAAAAATGAGTGCTTGATCCTTTTCGTGACTCATTGGACTCCCCCCAATTCTTTAGCAAATGTGTCAATTTCCTCTTTCGTACGTTGCTCCGTCACGGCAACGAGCATATGCTGGTCAAGCTCAGGGTGATATTGCCCTAA from Pseudalkalibacillus sp. SCS-8 includes the following:
- the gcvPB gene encoding aminomethyl-transferring glycine dehydrogenase subunit GcvPB yields the protein MSHEKDQALIFELSKPGRKGYSLSELDVPETPIEEMLDADYIREEEPDLPEVSELQIMRHYTALSKRNHGVDSGFYPLGSCTMKYNPKINEDVARIPGFAHIHPYQDEDTVQGAMEMLYDLQTSLEEITGMDEVTLQPAAGAHGEWTGLMMIRAYHEKNGDHHRTKVIVPDSAHGTNPASAVVAGFEAVTVKSDENGLVDLEDLKRVVGDDTAALMLTNPNTLGLFEEHILDMARIIHEAGGKLYYDGANMNAIMGRTRPGDMGFDVVHLNLHKTFTGPHGGGGPGSGPVGVKEDLKPFLPKPILKKTEEGYVFDYNVPDSIGRVKPFYGNFGINVRAYTYILTMGREGLKKVSDYAVLNANYMMRKLAPHFELPYEQHCKHEFVISGKRQKKLGVRTLDMAKRLLDFGYHPPTIYFPLNVEECMMIEPTETESKETLDEFIEAMIQIAKEAEESPEVVQQAPHNTIIKRMDETTAARKPILRYQKQ
- a CDS encoding nitronate monooxygenase, with the translated sequence MWNKTRLSTLFGVEYPIIQAPMAGGPTTPELVSEVSNEGGLGIIGAGYFTAEKLTSSIQEVKKRTNKPFGVNLFVVKEQFVSETDLRKSFESLGPFREKLKLPDELPEIKTSLGITELIDIVIHEEVPICSFTFGIPDKEIITRLKKHNIIVVGTATTVEEAKAVEEAGMDAVVAQGSEAGGHRATFIGHSNNGLIGTMALVPQVKDYVHIPVIASGGIMDGRGFAAASMLGAEGVQMGTAFLTTKESGANEFHKRAVLTSTEEQTVITTAFSGKAARGINNYFIHQLTGEGVLIAPYPIQNSLTKPIRSEAMKQGDTRFMSLWSGQGSRMSENTTVKELFGKLVSDINGLLN